CTGGGCTGCGAGTCGAACCAGCTCGACGCCATGCTTGCGCGCATTCCGGACGAACGGCGCGATCGGTTGGTGGCGGTCCGGGCACAAGCGGAGGCCGATGAATTCGCAGCCGGAATGGCGGCCATCGAACGGCTGATTGAGGCCATGGCGACCGATGTGCGCACCGAGGTGCCCCTGTCCGCGCTTCGGCTGGGCGTGAAATGCGGCGGGTCGGACGCGATGAGCGGTCTGACCGCCAATCCACTGATCGGGCGGATGGCGGACGCTGTCACCCAGGCTGGCGGCACGGCCATTCTCACCGAAATCCCGGAGATGTTTGGCGCGGAAGGGCTGTTGTTGCAGCGGGCCGAGACGGAGGCGGTGTTTGATCGGCTGACTACGGTCGTGAACCGCTTCAAACGCTATTTCCTCGACCATGGCGAGCCGGTGTCCGAGAATCCAAGTCCCGGTAACGTCGCTGGCGGCATCACGACGCTGGAGGAAAAGTCGCTCGGTGCGGTGCAGAAGGGCGGGCTGGCGACGGTCAGCGACGTCATCGACTATGGCGCGCGGGTGACTCAGGACGGGCTTACGATCCTGGAGGCGCCGGGCAACGATGCGGTGTCGACCACCGCGCTCGCCGCGGCAGGAGCGACCATCACATTGTTTTCGACCGGGCGGGGGACGCCACTCGGCAGCCCGGTGCCGACGGTCAAGATCGCGTCGAATGCCGCGCTCGCGCGGCAAAAGGCCAATTGGATCGATTTCGATGCGAGCATCGTGCTCGATCAGGGGATCGAAGCGGGTGCTGCAGCGCTGCTCGATGCCATTCTCGCGATCTCCAGCGGAACGCCGACTCGCAACGAATTGAACGACGAGCGCGCCATCGGGATCTGGAAGCGCGGCGTGACGCTGTAGTTCAATAACTCAGACCTATTACTGGACAGCCGATCACAGCGCCCGCTAAAGCGCGCTCACCAGGATTTTGGAGGTTTGGGCGTGATCGACGGAAGCATGCTGATCGGGGCCGAGGAACGTCAGGCACCTGCGCGATTTCAGGCAATCGACCCGAGCACTGGCCAGACCATTGCCGGTGATTTTTCGTCGGCTACGGCCGAGGACGCTGCCGAAGCGTGCGCGCTCGCCGAAGCTGCCTTTCCTGCCTATGCCGCGTTGGCGCTGGAGGATCGCGCGGCGTTCCTCGAAGCGATCGCCGAGGAAATCCTTGCGGTTGGTGACGTACTAATTGAACGCGCGATGCAGGAAAGCGGCCTGCCGCGTGCGCGCCTGGAGGGCGAGCGCGGGCGGACGGTCGGCCAGTTGCGCCTGTTCGCTGATGTGGTCCGTCGAGGGGACTATCTCGATGCGACGATCGACCCGGCGATGCCGGAGCGCGCGCCCTTGCCGCGTCCAGACCTGCGCCGCGTGAACCTGCCGATTGGCCCGGTCGCGGTGTTCGGGGCGTCGAACTTCCCGCTCGCATTCTCGGTCGCGGGCGGCGACACCGCATCCGCGCTGGCGGCCGGTTGCCCGGTCGTCGTCAAGGGCCACCCGGCGCATCCGGGCACCGGCGAACTCGTTGCGCGCGCGATCCGCGCCGCGATCGTCAGATGCAGTCTGCCGGCAGGTGTCTTTTCCTATCTCCCGGGCGAAACCAATGCCCTGGGCAGCGCGCTTGTCGCCGATCCGTACATCCGCGCGGTCGGTTTTACCGGATCACGTGGCGGCGGCCTTGCCCTTGTCGCCATTGCCAATGCCCGCCGCGAGCCGATTCCGGTCTATGCCGAGATGTCGAGCATCAATCCGGTCGTGATCTTTCCTGCTGCGCTCGCGGCGCGGGGGGCCGCGCTGGCGGAAGGTTTCATCCAGTCGCTGACGATGGGGGCGGGGCAGTTCTGCACCAACCCGGGCCTGGTCCTCGCCGTCGAATCGCCGGACCTGGACGCATTCGTGTCGGCGGCAGGAGAAGCGCTGCAGACGAGTCAGCCGGCAACGATGCTGACGCCGGGTATTCATGCCAGCTTCGAGTCCGGGGTGAATGCGCTGGCATCGCACACGGCGGTGCGGACCGTGGCGCGCGGCTGTGTCGGCGATGGCGTCAACCAGGCGGTTGGCGCGCTGTTCGAGACGAGCGGCGAAGCGTTCCTCGCCGACGCCGCGCTGGGACATGAAGTGTTCGGCTCGTCGTCGGTCGTCGTGCGGTGCCGTGACATGGCGGAACTGGTCCGCGTGCTCGGCGCGGTCGAAGGTCAGCTGACCATAACCTTGCAAATGGACGACGCCGATACGGCCGCTGCCGCGCAGGTCATTCCGGTCGCGGCGCGTCGCGCGGGTCGCGTGCTGGCGAACGGCTGGCCGACCGGCGTCGAAGTCGCCCCGGCGATGGTGCACGGCGGACCGTTCCCCGCGACCAGCGACGGACGCTCGACCAGCGTCGGCACCGCGGCGATCGAGCGGTATCTGCGCCCGGTCTGTTTCCAGAACCTGCGCGACGAGCTGTTGCCGCCAGCTGTCACCGATGCCAACCCGTGGGGCGTCGCGCGTCGGGTCGACGGCAAGCGAGAAGCGTCTCCGCGCTGACCTTCACACCCACGCCTGTCGGCGTACCGATGAAACCTGGGATTGATGGCCGTTAATTGACACGGAAGCGGCGGCCTGCCTAGCAGTCGGACGTTAGATCTGGGGGGAGAGCGCGATCGTGCCAGCGGTGATCGTCAATGGCACGCACGACAGCGTTCTCGTAACGCTGTCGATCGCTGTTGCGATCCTGGCTGCCTTCACGGCGCTCAGCTTGGCGAGCCGCGTTCGCGCCTCGCGCGGGCGGGCGCGGACGATCTGGGTGTCCGCCGCAGCGATTGCACTGGGCGGCGGCATCTGGTCGATGCATTTCGTGGCGATGCTGGCGTTCGTCATGCCGGGCATGCCGATGACCTACGACGTCGGCCTGACGCTGGCGTCGCTGGCGGTCGCCATCGCTTTCACCGCTGCGGGCTTTGCGGCGGTGAACTGGCAGGACGTCACTTGGCGGAGGATCATCGGCGCCGGCGTGCTGATCGGCAGCGGTGCGATCGCCATGCACTATATGGGCATGGCGGCGATGCGAATGCCCGCGACTTTGCGCTACGATCCGCTGTGGGTGTGGATTTCGGTCGTTATCGCCCTGTTGGCGGCGATCGCTGCGACCTGGCTGGCTTCCCGCGAACAACGTATCGCTCGGCGCGTTCTCGCCGCGATCGTAATGGGGTTTGCGATCGCCGGGATGCACTACGCCGGCATGCACGCCGCGATCTTCACCATGGCGGCCGAAATCGACAGCGCGGCGGGCAGGACGAGCATCGGCCAGGCCTATCTGGCAGTTGGCATCAGCTGTCTGACGATCGTCATCCTGCTGGTATCGCTCGGCGCCGTGCAGGTGGAGCGCATTTACCGCCGTGCCGCCCGCCGGGAGGCGCGGGCGACGCTGCGCGTCACCATCGCCGACATATTGCGCGGTCAGAATGCGGACGCGGCGCTCCACGACATTGCCGCACTGCTCGGCGCCCATTTCGACGTCGTCCGCGCCGGGTTCGGCGATCTCGACCCCGATGCGGATGCGTTCGACTACAGTGTCTGCTGGACCGACGGCACCGTCGAGCCGCTGATCGGACAATTCCCGGCCGCCGCCTTCGGCCCGAAGATCGTCGCGGCGCTCAACGTCGGTCGGACGATCGCGATCGACGACTTGTTCGACAATGCGCTGAGCAAGGAGTCGCTTACCCGGGAAACCGCTCGCGAGGTCGAGACGCGTGCGATCCTGGTCGTCCCGTTCGTACGTCATGGCCGGCTGCGAACGATCGTCTATCTGAACGACCGGCGCCCACGGCGTTGGCGGTTGGACGAAATCTCTTTCATGGAGGAGGTCGCCGAACGCATTCGCCTGGTCATCGAACGCATCGCCGCCGAACAGGACCTGCGCCAGCTGAACGCCAGCCTGGAACAGCGGGTCGAGGCGCGAACGCGCGAATTGCAGGCGGTGCAGGAAGCGTTGCACCACATCCAGAAGATGGAGGCGATCGGCCAGCTGACGGGCGGCGTGGCGCATGACTTCAACAATCTGCTGACTCCGATCATGGGCGCCCTCGATCGGCTGCATCACAAGCCGCTCGACGACGCGCGCGATGCGCGGCTCGTCGCGGGCGCCTTGCAGTCCGCGGAGCGTGCCAGGACCCTGGTCCAACGCCTTTTGACTTTTGCCCGCCGTCAACCGCTTCAGTTACAGGTCGTCGATGTGGGGGCGCTGGCACAGGGAATGGCCGCGCTGATCTCGGGCACGATCGGGCCGTCGATCCGCGTGGTGGTGGAGTCGGCGCCGGATATCGGCTGCGCGCTGGCCGATCCCAATCAGCTCGAGATGGCATTGTTGAACCTGAGCGTGAACGCGCGAGATGCCATGCCCGATGGGGGGCTGCTCCATATTTCGGCCGATGGCGTCGTGCTCGACGACGACGGGAGCGCGCCGCTGCCGGCCGGGCGATATGTCCGCTTGCGGGTCGCCGATACCGGGGCGGGTATGGACGCAGAGACGCAGCGGCGCGCGATCGAGCCTTTCTTCTCGACGAAGGGCGTCGGCCGAGGCACTGGGCTCGGCCTGTCGATGGCGCACGGCCTAGCCGCGCAGCTGGGCGGGGCATTGACGATCGACAGCGCTCCGGGAAAAGGCACGCGGATCGGCCTGTGGCTGCCGGAGCATTCCGCGGACCGCCCGGCGACACCTCCGAGCCAGTCCGCGACCACCCCCGTCTCCGGTGGTACGGTTCTGCTGGTCGATGACGAGGCGGTGGTGCGTGAGGCGACGGCGCAAATGCTCGCCGATCTGGGCTTTTGCGTCCACACCTGTGCCTCTGCGGAAGAAGCCCTGGCGGCAATCGAAGGGGGCGCGACCCCCGATGTGATCGTATCGGACCAGATCATGCCGGGCATCACCGGCACCGAGTTCATTCGCCGCGTCAAGGCGCGCCACCCGCAGGCGAAGACGCTGCTGATCTCGGGCTATTCGGACGAGGGCAACATCGATCCGGCCTTGCCCCGCCTGACCAAACCGTTCGTCAAGAACGATCTGGCCGCGGCGCTGGCCGCGATCGTCTGATCCTGATCGGGCGCCCCGCAGCGGCGTTTCCCGGTCACGGGGGCCAATCAGATCAGACCGTTCGCACGGTGCCGCCGTCGATGATGAATTCCGCCCCGTGAATGGCCGCCGCGCGGTCTGAGGCGAGATAGGCGATCAGGTCGGCGACTTCTGAAGGCTCGGCCGCGCGACCGATCGGAATGCCGCCCAGGCCATCCATGACCGACTGCCGCGCCTGCTCGATCGTCCCGCCCTGCGCTTGCAGCAAGCGTGCAAGGAAGTCCGCCGTAGCTTCGGTATTGATCCAGCCGGGCGAAACCGCGTTCACGCGAACACCCTTTGGGCCAAGCTCCTTGGAAAGCGCCTTGCTGTAGGTGCGCAGTGCGGCCTTGGCGGCGGCATAGGCGGTGGTCGATTCCGGCAGCGGCAGGATCGCCTGGATCGACGTGACGTGCACGATGGTTCCGCGACCGCGCGCGATCATCTGCGGCGCGAGCAGCCGATCGAGTCGCACCGTCGCCAACAGGTTGAGGTTCAGTTCGGCCAGCCAATGCTCATCCGTCAGGGCAGCGAAGCCTCCGCCGGGCGACGACGAACCACCGACGACATGCGCCAGCACGTCGACCCCGCCCATGCGATCGAGCGCTGCACGCGCAAATGCTTCGCTCCCCGCCGGCGTCGTCAGATCGGCCTGGACCAACGTCACGTCGTCGAGCGGCGCGGCATCCCCGCGCGCGGCGGTGATGACCTGAGCGCCAGCGTCGCGGAACCGCTCGACGGTCGCGCGCCCCAATCCTTTGGTGCCGCCGCTGACCAGGACGCGCTTGCCAGCGAATTCGCGGGGATCGACGGTAACGCTCACAGCGTGATCTCCAGCGTCGTGATGGCATCGTTTTCGATCACGAAGTCGTAGGTGAAGCGCAGCGGGCTGCCGGGAAAGTCGCCATGTGATGGGCCGGCGAGGACGATATGATCGGCCTGCCGCCGCACGCTGTCGGGCGTGAAAATTGCCTTCACGGGGAGCACCTCGTCCTCGAACAGCGCTCGAATTCTGGGCGCGCCTGCGAAGCGCTTTCCGTTGTCCTTCACGACCGCATTCTCGGCGAAGGGCCGCATCATCGCGTCCACATCCAGACGAGCGTTCGCCGCGACGAAATCGGCGATGGGTTTGGGAAGTTCGATCGACATTGCTCAACTCCTTGACGGGATGCTGCAAAGCTAGCGATACCGATCGTCCCTGATAATCGGGGAAAACCATGATGAGGCGTTGCGAAAAGTGGGACAATGGCGACCCCTGGCTTGATCGAGTTCGACGCGGTGCTGTCCATTGCGCGGCTCGGATCATTTCGCGCCGCTGCGCTGGAGCTGGGACTATCGACCACGGCACTCAGCAATCTGATCGGAAAGCTCGAACGGCGTTTGGGCGTTCGGCTGTTCAACCGGACGACTCGGAGTGTCTCGCTGACCGACGCGGGGCGGACTTTCGTAGATCAGGCGGGGCCGGCGGTACGGATGTTGCACGACGCGGTGGAGGCCGCCAGCGCGCAGCAGGAAGCACCATCGGGGACGCTTCGGATCAACGCCTTCGCAACGGGCGCTCGCGAAATCCTGCGCCCCCTGCTTCTCGCCTTCTTGCGCCGATATCCGCAGGTTCATGTCGACCTGGTGACCGAGGGGCGCGTCGTCGACATCGTGGCGGCCGGTTTCGACCTCGGTCTGCGGAGCGCCGACCTTGTGCCGAGCGACATGATCGCCGTCCCGATCGGCCCGCCGCGGCGGTTCGCGGTGGTGGCGACACCCGATTATGTCACCGCACACGGAACGCCCCGCGTGCCGCCGGATCTGCTGCAGCACCCGTGCTTGCGCATCCGCCTGCCGAACGGCGCGCTGCACCGCTGGGCGTTCGAAAAGGATGGCCAGCCAGTGCAGATCGACGTCAGCGGGCCGATGACGCTCGACGAAGCAAGCCTGGCACGCATCACGGTGCTCGATCACATCGGCGTCGGCTACTTCATGGAATCGGACGTTCGCGAGGATATCGACGCTGGCCGTCTCGTACGGTTGCTAGCGGACTGGACGCCGCCTTTATCGCCGCTGTGCCTCTACTATCCCAACCGCCGAAACCCCTCCGCCGCATTCCGGGCGCTGATCGAGATGGCGAGGGCGGCGAAACGATAGGAAGCGGTTATCGATACTGCGAGACGCCTGCATAGGCATCCGACACAGAGCGCGCGCAACAAACGAGCCAAATTCTTTCTCGATCTGGCCCGCCACTTGGGGCGTCGATGTGCGACTGAAACAAGTCAAAGCGCTGCGTGACGCAACATGTGATGGCGGCGTGACCAACTGGGCCGGCGCAGTTCGAGCCTGGCAAGCCTTGGATGCGAAGCATCAGAGTGCCGCGTCACTCACGCCCGAGCGACCGGTAATGATCGACGGGGTCGCCGGGATCACTTCGGAGGTGTCGGCATCACTGTGCTGGCGAGAAGATGAGTGTTGGAACGGTGGTCGCGATCAGCTGCCCGGCGCTGATAATCCTGCCGATTGTCGGATTCGTGTTGGCGGGCTGATCGCGGTGCCGGTCGGCGGAGGCTGAGGTTTAGCGATCGGCTTCGCCATCTTCGTGACGATCCTTGGGTTCAGCGGATATGCTCTAATTCAATTGCATCGCCGCAGTTGAAGATCGCCATAGCGGACGCTTTGTCGACCGAGCTTACAAGGCTTGGTGACCGCCCTCTTCGATGGCTACCGCATGTTCGTGGACGCGAAGCCGACATAGGCTTGCTAATCTTTTGTCTCAGCACAGCCGCTCACCCGTCCCATTGCTGATGCAACTTCGCGTTCTGCTTGCTGGAAGCCATAATCTGGGATGATCGCGTTCGTACTAGCCGTTACGTCCGACCAGCGGGCGGCGACCTCCTCCCCAGCACTGGGAGCCCCCCCGATGTGAATGCCACTGGTCAGGGTAACAGTCGCAGCGGCGAAATGACCGGCACCGGCGCAAAGGATCGCGCGGGTCGGAGCGTCATCGCCGACCAACGCGAGCAGGCCGGGGCTGACGAGCGCTGGGTCGAGAAACCGCAGGCTATCGTCCGTCAGCACGCCGTGGGTCATTTGCGTGGCTGCAGTCGGGGCAAGACTGTTCACGCGAATACCGTACTTCTCCCCTTCGATCGCCAGTGTCTGCATCAGGCCGACAAGCGCCATCTTTGCAGCACCATAGTTCGCCTGACCGAAGTTGCCGTACAGGCCCGAGGACGACGTCGTCATAACAATGCGGCCGTAGCGGCGTTCGCGCATTGGTTCCCACACCGCCTTCGAACAGATCGCGGCGCCCATCAGGTGGACGTCCACGACCTGGCGGAAGTCGTCCATCGTCATCTTGGCGAAGCTCTTGTCGCGGAGGATCCCGGCATTGTTGATGAGGATGTCGACTTGGCCGAACCGGGTCAGTACCTGATCGATCATCGCGTCGACGGCGGCTTCGTCAGTTACCGATCCGCCGACGGCAAGCGCGGTGCCGCCGGCCGCGGTGATTTCGTCCGCGACCGTCGCTGCATTCGCTTCCGACACGTCGTTGACGATCACTGTCGCGCCCTGCCCGGCGAGATAGAGCGAATGGCAGCGGCCGAGGCCCCCACCGGCGCCAGTGACGATAGCGACGCGGTTTGCGAGCTTCATGGACGATCCTCTTCTGTAAGCTTCCGCCGTAACTTACATGCCGCGAAGTTCACTATCAAGAGAGTGAAGAAACCGTCAGCCGTTGTTTTTGCAGATCTGCCGAAAGCCGGCGGCCATGAAAGAGGCCATGCGCTCTTTCACCGCCACGAAGTCATCTGACTTGCACAGGCCATGGGACAATTTGTCGATGCGACCGGTGCGCGCGAGCGTCAGCATCAGAGCTCCGGTGACAAAGTGATAGCCCCAGAAGATGTCTGCCTCCGCGCAGTCGGGCAGCGCCTTCTTCAGCAGGTCAATCAGGCGAAGCACGACCGGGTCGAAATGCTCGTCCATCAGTTCGGCTCCCCATTCAGGGGTGTTGGCGACTTGCGCGCCGAGCGCGGCATAGTTCTTCCAGCCCTCACCACCCTCGATATAGAGGTCGAGATCGGTGTCGAGGAACGCGCGCAACGCGCCTTCGACCGTGGGTTTGCCGGCGCACGCTGCTTCATACGCGTCGAGTGCCTGCATCCGGCGCTCGCTTGTCACGACTGCGCGGCGCGAGAAGACCGCGTCGAACAGCGTCGTTTTGTCGGAGAAATAATAGTTCAGTAGCGTGTGGTGAACGCCGACGCGTTTGGCGACGTCCTTTAAAGTGACGCCGTGCAGCCCGTGTTTCGAAAACAGATATTCCGCCGCGTCGAGGATCTGCTCCATCGTTTCGGCACGTTGTTCGGCCTTTTTCGAGCGGCGGGGGGCTTTGACATTCTCTTGCACGCTAACATCTGTCGGGTGCGACAGCACGGTCGTCAAGCCGCACCGAATTCGGCACGCAGCCGAAGCTTGTCGATCTTGCCGGTCGGCGCGAGCGGCATGGCGGGCAAGCGGACGACGGCGTCCGGGATCCACCAGGAGGCCACGCGGCCCTTCAGCGCGCCGAGCAGGTCGCTGTCGGTGACCCGATCCTCGCGCAATTCGACAAGCAAGATCGGGCGCTCGCCCCATTTGAGGTCGCTGCGGCCGATGACCGCGGCGAGCGAGACTTGCGGCAAAGCGCCGACGACGGCTTCGATCTCGGCGGGGTTTATCCATTCGCCGCCCGACTTGATCAGATCCTTGGCCCGGCCCGTGATCGTCAGATTGCCCGCCGCGTCGATCCGCGCGAGATCGCCAGTCGTGAACCAGCCATCGGCATCGCAGGCGCTGTCGGCTTGCCCGAAATAGCGATCGACCACCGCCGCGCCGCGCACGCGCAGATGGCCGT
The nucleotide sequence above comes from Roseomonas aeriglobus. Encoded proteins:
- a CDS encoding altronate dehydratase: MEDDVAVALEALRAGEVVRVEDVEIRLCDDIPIGHKFALHAIAAGAPVHRYRAPIGLATRAIVAGEHVHSQNVRTGLSGELDYRFIGPAARRLSDAYAGRTFRGYRRADRSVGTRNELWILPTVGCVGRLGERLAAAAASKAAGRIDGVHAFNHPFGCSQLGADLEGTAAILAALAQNPNAGGVLVLGLGCESNQLDAMLARIPDERRDRLVAVRAQAEADEFAAGMAAIERLIEAMATDVRTEVPLSALRLGVKCGGSDAMSGLTANPLIGRMADAVTQAGGTAILTEIPEMFGAEGLLLQRAETEAVFDRLTTVVNRFKRYFLDHGEPVSENPSPGNVAGGITTLEEKSLGAVQKGGLATVSDVIDYGARVTQDGLTILEAPGNDAVSTTALAAAGATITLFSTGRGTPLGSPVPTVKIASNAALARQKANWIDFDASIVLDQGIEAGAAALLDAILAISSGTPTRNELNDERAIGIWKRGVTL
- a CDS encoding aldehyde dehydrogenase (NADP(+)), with product MLIGAEERQAPARFQAIDPSTGQTIAGDFSSATAEDAAEACALAEAAFPAYAALALEDRAAFLEAIAEEILAVGDVLIERAMQESGLPRARLEGERGRTVGQLRLFADVVRRGDYLDATIDPAMPERAPLPRPDLRRVNLPIGPVAVFGASNFPLAFSVAGGDTASALAAGCPVVVKGHPAHPGTGELVARAIRAAIVRCSLPAGVFSYLPGETNALGSALVADPYIRAVGFTGSRGGGLALVAIANARREPIPVYAEMSSINPVVIFPAALAARGAALAEGFIQSLTMGAGQFCTNPGLVLAVESPDLDAFVSAAGEALQTSQPATMLTPGIHASFESGVNALASHTAVRTVARGCVGDGVNQAVGALFETSGEAFLADAALGHEVFGSSSVVVRCRDMAELVRVLGAVEGQLTITLQMDDADTAAAAQVIPVAARRAGRVLANGWPTGVEVAPAMVHGGPFPATSDGRSTSVGTAAIERYLRPVCFQNLRDELLPPAVTDANPWGVARRVDGKREASPR
- a CDS encoding response regulator, which gives rise to MPAVIVNGTHDSVLVTLSIAVAILAAFTALSLASRVRASRGRARTIWVSAAAIALGGGIWSMHFVAMLAFVMPGMPMTYDVGLTLASLAVAIAFTAAGFAAVNWQDVTWRRIIGAGVLIGSGAIAMHYMGMAAMRMPATLRYDPLWVWISVVIALLAAIAATWLASREQRIARRVLAAIVMGFAIAGMHYAGMHAAIFTMAAEIDSAAGRTSIGQAYLAVGISCLTIVILLVSLGAVQVERIYRRAARREARATLRVTIADILRGQNADAALHDIAALLGAHFDVVRAGFGDLDPDADAFDYSVCWTDGTVEPLIGQFPAAAFGPKIVAALNVGRTIAIDDLFDNALSKESLTRETAREVETRAILVVPFVRHGRLRTIVYLNDRRPRRWRLDEISFMEEVAERIRLVIERIAAEQDLRQLNASLEQRVEARTRELQAVQEALHHIQKMEAIGQLTGGVAHDFNNLLTPIMGALDRLHHKPLDDARDARLVAGALQSAERARTLVQRLLTFARRQPLQLQVVDVGALAQGMAALISGTIGPSIRVVVESAPDIGCALADPNQLEMALLNLSVNARDAMPDGGLLHISADGVVLDDDGSAPLPAGRYVRLRVADTGAGMDAETQRRAIEPFFSTKGVGRGTGLGLSMAHGLAAQLGGALTIDSAPGKGTRIGLWLPEHSADRPATPPSQSATTPVSGGTVLLVDDEAVVREATAQMLADLGFCVHTCASAEEALAAIEGGATPDVIVSDQIMPGITGTEFIRRVKARHPQAKTLLISGYSDEGNIDPALPRLTKPFVKNDLAAALAAIV
- a CDS encoding SDR family oxidoreductase, which translates into the protein MVFPDYQGRSVSLALQHPVKELSNVDRTSQTHRRFRRGERSSGCGRDDAALRRECGREGQRKALRRRAQNSSAVRGRGAPREGNFHARQRAAAGRSYRPRRPITWRLSRQPAALHLRLRDRKRCHHDAGDHAVSVTVDPREFAGKRVLVSGGTKGLGRATVERFRDAGAQVITAARGDAAPLDDVTLVQADLTTPAGSEAFARAALDRMGGVDVLAHVVGGSSSPGGGFAALTDEHWLAELNLNLLATVRLDRLLAPQMIARGRGTIVHVTSIQAILPLPESTTAYAAAKAALRTYSKALSKELGPKGVRVNAVSPGWINTEATADFLARLLQAQGGTIEQARQSVMDGLGGIPIGRAAEPSEVADLIAYLASDRAAAIHGAEFIIDGGTVRTV
- a CDS encoding LysR family transcriptional regulator encodes the protein MATPGLIEFDAVLSIARLGSFRAAALELGLSTTALSNLIGKLERRLGVRLFNRTTRSVSLTDAGRTFVDQAGPAVRMLHDAVEAASAQQEAPSGTLRINAFATGAREILRPLLLAFLRRYPQVHVDLVTEGRVVDIVAAGFDLGLRSADLVPSDMIAVPIGPPRRFAVVATPDYVTAHGTPRVPPDLLQHPCLRIRLPNGALHRWAFEKDGQPVQIDVSGPMTLDEASLARITVLDHIGVGYFMESDVREDIDAGRLVRLLADWTPPLSPLCLYYPNRRNPSAAFRALIEMARAAKR
- a CDS encoding SDR family NAD(P)-dependent oxidoreductase → MKLANRVAIVTGAGGGLGRCHSLYLAGQGATVIVNDVSEANAATVADEITAAGGTALAVGGSVTDEAAVDAMIDQVLTRFGQVDILINNAGILRDKSFAKMTMDDFRQVVDVHLMGAAICSKAVWEPMRERRYGRIVMTTSSSGLYGNFGQANYGAAKMALVGLMQTLAIEGEKYGIRVNSLAPTAATQMTHGVLTDDSLRFLDPALVSPGLLALVGDDAPTRAILCAGAGHFAAATVTLTSGIHIGGAPSAGEEVAARWSDVTASTNAIIPDYGFQQAEREVASAMGRVSGCAETKD
- a CDS encoding TetR family transcriptional regulator — translated: MEQILDAAEYLFSKHGLHGVTLKDVAKRVGVHHTLLNYYFSDKTTLFDAVFSRRAVVTSERRMQALDAYEAACAGKPTVEGALRAFLDTDLDLYIEGGEGWKNYAALGAQVANTPEWGAELMDEHFDPVVLRLIDLLKKALPDCAEADIFWGYHFVTGALMLTLARTGRIDKLSHGLCKSDDFVAVKERMASFMAAGFRQICKNNG